The segment CGGATCACGCCGATGACGTCCTCGGCGGCGTCCGAGACGGAGAGCGCGAGGAAGCGCACGCCGTCGGCGCCGGCCGAGCGGCGCAGCACTTCGACGCCGCCGCCGCCGGGCAGGTGGACGTCGAGGAGCACCACGTCGGGCTTGGTCTCGGCGACCACCCGGACCGCGGATTCGACGTCGTCGGCCTCGCCGACCACGTCGATGCCGGTCTCGTCGGTGCGCCCGATCTCGGCGCGCACGCCGGTGCGGAACATCCGGTGGTCGTCGACCAGCACGACCCGGGCCCGCCTGCCGGGTGCCGCCTCTGACGCTGCGTCAGTCATCTGCCGCCCTCTCCATCTCCAGCTCGACCTCGGTCCCGCCGTCCGGCGCGGGCCGCACCCGCGCGGTGCCGCCGTTGCGCCGCATCCGGCCGATGATCGATTCGCGTACGCCCATGCGGTCCTCGGGGAGGTCGTCGGGGTCGAAGCCGGGGCCGTGGTCGCGGACGAACACCGACACCGTCCTCCCCTCCACCTCCGCGTAGACCTGGACCGGTCCACCGCCACCGTACTTGGCGGCGTTCACCATGGCTTCCCTGGCCGCCTTCATCTGCGAGGCGATCTTCTCGTCCATCGGGCAGTCGCCGACGCAGACCAGTTCGAGGTGGACGCCGTGCCGGTCCTCGACCTCGGCGACGATCGCCCGCAGGTGCTCGGCGAGGGTGTCGGGGGCGTCCTCGGCGGCGGCCTCGGGGCGGTAGAGCCACAGCCGCAGTTCGCGTTCCTGGGCGCGGGCGAGGCGGAGCACCTCCTTGGGGTCCTCGGCCCGGCGCTGGATCAGGGTGAGGGTGTGCAGCACCGAGTCGTGGACGTGCGCGGCGATCTCGGCGCGTTCCTGGGCGCGGATCCGGGCGGTGCGCTCGGCGCCGAGGTCCTGCCACATCCGCAGCATCGACGGGCCGCCGAGGACCAGCACGCCGGCCACCACGGCCAGCGAGGACTCGACGACCAGCGCGAGCGGCGAGCCGACGCCCTGGGTGACGAAGTAGCCGATGATGCCCGCCACGACCAGCAGCACGCCGGCCAGCACCCGCAGGTAGGCGCCCTTGCGGCTGCCCGGCTCCAGGCCGAACCAGCTCTGCCAGCGCGAGTCGTCGGCCTGCCGCCAGACCAGCGCGACGCCGATGCCGACCGCGAGCAGCGGCCACACGTACGGCTTGGCGGTCTGGATGCCGAGCGCGGACAGCAGCGCCATCACGCCGATGACCAGCGCGATCAGCGCGAACAGCTGGCCCATGCTGCCGGCCCGGCCGCGGCCCCCGACACCGACACCACCCGGGACGGCGGCGGCGTCGGTGTCGGGGGCGCCGTCGTCGCCGTGGAAGGTGCGCTCCAGCAGTTCGCGCAGCCGGCCGAACCGGCCGGGGCCGGCCTCGGCGTGGCGGCGGGCCGGGCGGTCGGCACCGGGGGCGGCCTGGTTGATGCCGAGCGGCACCACGACCCAGAACGCGGCGTACAGCAGGCTGCCGATGCCCTGCGAGAAGAACA is part of the Kitasatospora setae KM-6054 genome and harbors:
- a CDS encoding ATP-binding protein produces the protein MAAPETRTTEPAPTEAPAGAPPYRRLYRSPHGRILGGVCQGLATHLGVPVTWVRLAFTVLFFSQGIGSLLYAAFWVVVPLGINQAAPGADRPARRHAEAGPGRFGRLRELLERTFHGDDGAPDTDAAAVPGGVGVGGRGRAGSMGQLFALIALVIGVMALLSALGIQTAKPYVWPLLAVGIGVALVWRQADDSRWQSWFGLEPGSRKGAYLRVLAGVLLVVAGIIGYFVTQGVGSPLALVVESSLAVVAGVLVLGGPSMLRMWQDLGAERTARIRAQERAEIAAHVHDSVLHTLTLIQRRAEDPKEVLRLARAQERELRLWLYRPEAAAEDAPDTLAEHLRAIVAEVEDRHGVHLELVCVGDCPMDEKIASQMKAAREAMVNAAKYGGGGPVQVYAEVEGRTVSVFVRDHGPGFDPDDLPEDRMGVRESIIGRMRRNGGTARVRPAPDGGTEVELEMERAADD